CGCCAGAATGCGACGGCGCCGAAGCTGACCTCGAGCCGCTGCCCCGCGGAGCTCTCGAGCCGCGCCTGGCGCGCCTTTTCGTGCTTCGACATGCTCTTGCCGAAAACCCGCCTCAGCAGGCTCGGGTGTGCGCCGGATTCATCTTGGGTTTCCTGGCCTGCGCCGGGGCGCGCGCTGAGCGCTTCGTCGCTCACGTACTCTGCTTCGGCGCGCTCGAGCGGATTGTCGTCGCCGAGCTCGGCACGGGCCGAGCGCGGTGCCGGACTGGCGTACCGAACCTTGTTGCCGAGGTGGACCCAGAACGCTCGACCTGCTCGCCGGAGGTGTTTCACTCTCTTGGCTCGGAAGGTATGCCGGCCGATGATCTGGCCGTCCTGGCCTTGGCGAACGCTGAGCTCCACCCGGTAGTGTCGTCTTTTGCGGACTTCCCCGTGGACGAACGCGCCGATGCCCAGCTGCCGAGCGAATACGGCGTAGCTGCCTGTGGAGCCGAGCTTGAGGCCCCAGCGCCGCAGCCTGGCAGCGACCTCGGATCGGCCGATCAGCTCCACCTCGACCTGACGCCGCAGGACACGCTCGATGCTGCTGCTGACCTGGCCGGCGTGTGGGCCGCTGAAGCGCTCGATCACTACCCTGACGGGCTCTGTGGCTCGGGCGCTCGAGGTAGGCAGCGTAAGGCTGCATGCCCAGAGAGCCAAACAAAACCAGGCGGTACGTGATGCCGGCAAGATCAAATCTCGGCGTACAGTGCACAGGGGTGTGCAGGCTTAATGACGCCGCCCATACCCTACGGGTCAAGCACTTTTCACGCGAGCTTGTCGAATCCCCCGCCAGCGCCCATAATGCGCCCCAACCCGCGGCGCCGAGGTGCTGCTCGGAGCTGGCCGTGGCGGTGCGGCCTTTTGGGAGTCGTACTTCGAGGAACGTGATGAACCTAGCAGCGCAGGCGCCTGTCCAGTCCCTCGCGCAAGAGCTCAATCAGGCGCTCGAGGACGCCGCGCCCGAAGTGCTCGGCATGCTGTCGCCCTTGGGACGCAGGCTGTACTACCCAAGAGGTATTCTGAGCCAGACAGCCGAAGCCAAGACCAAGGCACATCGGTACAACGCAACCATAGGGATCGCCACCGAGGGCGGCGGCCCCATGTACCTGGCATCGCTGCACCGCTGGCTGCACGAGCTCGCCCCCTCGCAGGCGTATTCCTACGCTCCGCCGGGCGGGCAGCCGGAGCTGCGGGCACTGTGGCGCGACAAGCTTCTCGCCGACAGTCCATCGTTGCGGGGCAAGGTGTTCGGTCAGCCGCTGGTGACCAGCGCCATCACCCACGGCCTGTCGCTGGTTGGGGACCTGTTCGTGGAAGCGGGCGACCGCATCGTGATCCCGGACAAGCTGTGGGGCAACTACCGCTTGACCTACGAGGTTCGCTTGGGGGCCGAGCTTTGGACTTTTCCCACGTTTCAGGCGCGGGGCCTCAATACGCAGGGCCTCGAGGAATGCCTCGGCCAAGCCGCCCGCGGACGGGACAAGGTCCTGGCCCTGCTCAACTTCCCCAACAATCCTACCGGCTACATGCCCACGCCCGAAGAAGGCGACCGCATCGCGCGGGCTATGATCGAACAGGCCCGGCAGGGGACCAAGGTGGTCGTCGTTTGCGACGACGCCTACCACGGGCTCTTCTATCATTTGGGGGGCCGGTCGCTGACCGAATCGCTGTTCGGGCGCCTCACCAACGCACACCCCAACCTGCTTGCGATCAAGCTGGACGGCGCGACCAAGGAGCTTTTCGCCTGGGGCTTGCGCTGCGGGTTCTTGACCTTCGGGCCTGGCCGTTGCGAGCGGGCCGACGCCGTTGTGGCTGCGCTGGACGCCAAGGTGCGGGGCGCCACCAGGGCCGTGATATCCAACAGCCCGCAGCTGTCGCAAAGCCTGGTGCACAAGGCGCTGATGGCTCCCGAGATCAGGTCCCAAAGGCAGGAGAAACAACGCGTGCTGTTGGCACGAGCCACCAAGGTGCACGAAATCGTTCACGACCGGCGCTTCCGCGATAGCTGGGAGGCGTATCCCTTCAACAGCGGATACTTCATGTGCCTTCGCATCAAGGGAGTCGACGCGCACAAGCTGCGTTTACACCTGCTGGACACAGAAGGAATTGGCCTGATATCGGCTTCGGCGAGCGACCTGCGGGTCGCCTTTTCCTGCCTGGAGCTAGACCAGATCGCGCCCCTTTTCGAGACCCTGCATCGAACGATCGGCCGAATGCAGGCCGCGGCTCCCCCCGGGCAGGCCTGATCGGGGCAGCGGCCGAGCGCTAAAGAAACGCACAACGGCGGGCGTAAGCACGAACAGGGCCGGCGAAAGCGCCGCAGCCCGTTCGCGAAATGTCGCATAGCCGCGCCGCAAATGCTCTCCTGTTGCTCCTCCTGCTCGGTGGTGCCGGATTGTGCGCGAGCTGGATGATGCTCCGGTTGCGCCATAGCGAGGTGCAGGACTGGCCCACGGCCCCGGGCACCATCACGCGGTCCACCCAGGGTAATCCCGCGCTCGGTGACAAGACCAAAGCCAAGAGCTACCTTTCGCTGCTTCGCTACACCTACACCGTGAGCGGACGTCAGTATCGCGGCAGGTTCGTTACCTTGGCGCGCGCGGCGGACAAGAACTTCGCGCGACGGCACCCGGTGGGAACCGCAGTACGGGTGCGCTACGACCCG
This is a stretch of genomic DNA from Pseudomonadota bacterium. It encodes these proteins:
- a CDS encoding aminotransferase class I/II-fold pyridoxal phosphate-dependent enzyme gives rise to the protein MNLAAQAPVQSLAQELNQALEDAAPEVLGMLSPLGRRLYYPRGILSQTAEAKTKAHRYNATIGIATEGGGPMYLASLHRWLHELAPSQAYSYAPPGGQPELRALWRDKLLADSPSLRGKVFGQPLVTSAITHGLSLVGDLFVEAGDRIVIPDKLWGNYRLTYEVRLGAELWTFPTFQARGLNTQGLEECLGQAARGRDKVLALLNFPNNPTGYMPTPEEGDRIARAMIEQARQGTKVVVVCDDAYHGLFYHLGGRSLTESLFGRLTNAHPNLLAIKLDGATKELFAWGLRCGFLTFGPGRCERADAVVAALDAKVRGATRAVISNSPQLSQSLVHKALMAPEIRSQRQEKQRVLLARATKVHEIVHDRRFRDSWEAYPFNSGYFMCLRIKGVDAHKLRLHLLDTEGIGLISASASDLRVAFSCLELDQIAPLFETLHRTIGRMQAAAPPGQA